The DNA segment GGATCGGGCGTTGTGATTGATTCCGCTGGCATCATCCTGACCAATAATCACGTCGTCGCCGGTGGTGGGCAAGTCATGGTCCGTACTCAAGACGGCCGTGAATTCGAAGCGATCGAAGTTCTAACAGACCCACAGACCGATATCGCTGTCGTCAAAATCAAAGGGGATGGCAACTTGGTCGCCGCACCTTTCGGGGACAGCGAAGCAACCTCCGTTGGTGACTGGGTCGTTGCCCTTGGCCAACCGTTTGGGCTGGAAAGTACCGTGACCGCAGGGATCATCAGCGCCAAAAACCGAGGTATCGGGATCACGGACCGTGAGAACTTCATCCAGACCGATGCCGCGATCAACCCTGGCAACAGTGGTGGACCGCTAGTGAATCTGCGTGGCGAAGTGATCGGCATCAACACTGCGATCTCTTCACGAGGTGGCGGCAACAACGGTGTCGGTTTTGCAGTCCCGTCCAAACTTGCCGGCTGGGTTAGCAAACAGTTGGTTGAAAATGGCAAGGTCCAACGCGCTTACCTTGGCGTCGGAATCCAGCCGATCACCCACGAACTGGCCAAACAACTGGGCGTTTCGGCTCGCAGTGGTGTCGCGGTAACCAATGTCTTCCCCCAGACGCCTGCTCAAGCTGCGGGACTGGAAACGGGAGATATCATCGTCCGCTTTGGAAGTGAGAAAGTCACCACTCCGCAACAACTGCAACTTGCGGTTGAACGTTCGCCGGTAGGAGAAACAGTTCCTGTCGAAGTTATCCGTGACGGGAAAACGGTTCGCTTGGAATACAAAGCGACCGCTCAACCCAACGACTTTGGTAAACAAGCCAAAGCTCCGCAGGTCACTCAACCCGAAGCGACGGAACTGCAGGCACTAGGACTGGAGGTCACACCGCTGGATGCCCAGGTCGCCAAACAATTGGGCATGGAGGATGTCCGTGGGATCTTAATTTCCGGTGTCCATAATGGCACTCCGGCGGATGAAGCCGGCCTAGCGGCCGGAATGGTGATCCTGCAAGTCAACCGAAAGCCGGTCTCCACGGTCGAAGAGTTCCAGGAACAGATCAAGGCCGACGCCGACGATTCGATCCTGCTACTGCTGAGATCCGAAAATGGATCCCAATTCGTTGTCCTGAAGCGATAGTTCACGGCAAACACCAACGTCGTTCCGGCAACCCGACGCGCAAGTGAGGTAGAGTTCACTCAACCTTGCTATCGCGGCGGGTTGCCGCAGTAATAGAAGTCAGCGCAAGCAAGTCGCGCGGCATGATGCTCATAAAACCCGAAAACTGGCCGGAGGGCTCGCGGACAAACTTCTTAGCGGAACGGCGCAAGCCGTCCGGCATGATGCTCGTAAAACCCCAACCACTGGCCGGAGGGCTCGCGCCCTACCGCTAAGAAAGTTGCAGAAAATCTTCTTAGCGGAACGGCGCAAGCCGTCCGGCATGAAACTCGTAAAAACCCAACCACCGGCCGGAGGGCTCGCGCCCTACCGCTAAGAAAGTTGCAGAGAATCTTCTTAGCGGAATGGCGCAAGCCGTCCGGCACGAAGCTCGTAAAACCCAACCACTGGCCGGAGGGCTCGCGCCCTGCCGCTAAGAAAGTTGCAGAGAATCTTCTTAGCGGAACGGCGCAAGCCGTCCGGCATGATGCTGTAAAAACCCAACCACTGGCCGGAGGGCTCGCGCCCTACCGCTAGGTGCTATTGATCTATAATCGACTTTATCTCCGATATGGACTTACGCTTCGGTCGTGCGAAATGCAACTTGAGTTTGAAATGAAGTTCTTTGGGATTAAACAGAACCCTGCAATGATCTACCTCGACGAAGCATCAGCACTATGAAACTTGCCGCCAAACTGATCCTCGTCTTTATGATCGGAGTCTTTGCGATTGTTGGTCTGTTCTCTTGGCAGACGATGCGGCAACAAAAAGAGGCTCAGCAGCGTCAACGTGAAGCCTTCGCAAAACGACTGGTCGACGCCCTTCAGCCAGCAATCATCGAAGCCTACCGCGAAGGTGGCACGGTCCAGATTCGCGAAGCCGTCCAAATCACGACCCAACATGTTCACGGAACCCATTTACGGTACATGGAGGGGAAAGAATTTGAACCAGAGATGCGGGTAACAACCAAACGAGTTACCAGCCTGGCCGTCACCGATGCCGAAAATATTGAAACCGAATACACGTACGTCCCCCTCCTAATCGATGGCACCCCTGCCGGATTTGTCGAAGTCGCTGAACCTGTCATCGATGATCAACAGGATTACAAACGTTCGCTGATGGCGTCGCTAATTTCTTTAGCCGGAGTCGCCTCTTTGTCGGCCTTGGCAATCTACTGGGGAGGCGTCTGGATGGTCGGTCGCCCGCTGGAAAAACTGATCGGCCAGGTCAAACAGATCGGGGACGGAGAACTGGAGCAGCAACCGGTCCTGCAAACTCGCGATGAACTGGGGCACCTCGCCTGTGCGATCAGCCACATGAGCCACCGCTTAAGCGAACAGCGAGAAAAGATCGAAGCCGAAATCGGAAATCGAATCGAAGCCCAACAACAGCTAAGGCACGCGGATCGTCTAAGCACCGTCGGAACCTTGGCCGCTGGCGTTGCTCATGAAATGGGAACCCCACTAAACGTCGTCGCCGGTCGCGCTGGGTTGATCGCCAGCGGGAAACTATCGTCCGAGGAGACTCGCCAAAGTGCGTTAACGATCAAATCCGAAGCCGAGCGGATGACCACCATCATCCGCCAGTTGCTAGACTTTGCGCGACAAAAGAATCAGGCACAAGGAACGATGGATCTATTGGATCTAGTCGATAAAACCTGCCAGATGATGCAACCGCTTGCCGATAAAGCAAACACACAGATCATTCAAAACAAGCCGTCCGAACCGCTAATGGTCCATGGCGACCCGGCACAACTCCAGCAGGTAGTCGTCAATTTGATCAATAATGCGGTTCAGGCGATCCACGGAAAGGGAACGATCCACGTCACCTGCGACACCAGTCCAGCCGATGCGATATCCCCACCGCCCCATGTTCCCGATAGTCCGCATGGATTCGCCTGTCTGGAAGTGTCGGACGATGGTGGTGGAATTCGTCCAGAGCATCTCCAACATATTTTCGAACCGTTCTACACCACAAAAGATGTCGGACAGGGAACTGGACTGGGCCTATCAATCGCCTACGGAATCGTCCGCGAACTGGGCGGCTGGATTGCCGCGGACAGCAACCCCGACGCGGGAACGTCCTTCCGTGTCTTCCTGCCGAAAGAATC comes from the Roseimaritima multifibrata genome and includes:
- a CDS encoding Do family serine endopeptidase, whose translation is MTIQTNPSTSTESNVQPLRVRSKRSSGWRAVALAVPLSFAAAGLIVAASPSSSAKAEPSQSKTTQTVVTPETLRVANSLSEAFRNVASGVLPAVVAIENRQTSPVAQGQMRGGASGNGTDPFNGRNPFEGTPFEDMFKDQFRHDGSSPAQPRSHAPTKLGIGSGVVIDSAGIILTNNHVVAGGGQVMVRTQDGREFEAIEVLTDPQTDIAVVKIKGDGNLVAAPFGDSEATSVGDWVVALGQPFGLESTVTAGIISAKNRGIGITDRENFIQTDAAINPGNSGGPLVNLRGEVIGINTAISSRGGGNNGVGFAVPSKLAGWVSKQLVENGKVQRAYLGVGIQPITHELAKQLGVSARSGVAVTNVFPQTPAQAAGLETGDIIVRFGSEKVTTPQQLQLAVERSPVGETVPVEVIRDGKTVRLEYKATAQPNDFGKQAKAPQVTQPEATELQALGLEVTPLDAQVAKQLGMEDVRGILISGVHNGTPADEAGLAAGMVILQVNRKPVSTVEEFQEQIKADADDSILLLLRSENGSQFVVLKR
- a CDS encoding sensor histidine kinase — its product is MKLAAKLILVFMIGVFAIVGLFSWQTMRQQKEAQQRQREAFAKRLVDALQPAIIEAYREGGTVQIREAVQITTQHVHGTHLRYMEGKEFEPEMRVTTKRVTSLAVTDAENIETEYTYVPLLIDGTPAGFVEVAEPVIDDQQDYKRSLMASLISLAGVASLSALAIYWGGVWMVGRPLEKLIGQVKQIGDGELEQQPVLQTRDELGHLACAISHMSHRLSEQREKIEAEIGNRIEAQQQLRHADRLSTVGTLAAGVAHEMGTPLNVVAGRAGLIASGKLSSEETRQSALTIKSEAERMTTIIRQLLDFARQKNQAQGTMDLLDLVDKTCQMMQPLADKANTQIIQNKPSEPLMVHGDPAQLQQVVVNLINNAVQAIHGKGTIHVTCDTSPADAISPPPHVPDSPHGFACLEVSDDGGGIRPEHLQHIFEPFYTTKDVGQGTGLGLSIAYGIVRELGGWIAADSNPDAGTSFRVFLPKESNA